A stretch of the Borreliella spielmanii genome encodes the following:
- the rsmA gene encoding 16S rRNA (adenine(1518)-N(6)/adenine(1519)-N(6))-dimethyltransferase RsmA, whose translation MLLSLLSMNINYNSITSIKQTLKERKIAPRKLWGQNYLINESIRQKIIESLDIKKNEKIWEIGPGLGAMTDILLKKTNLLTAFEIDLKYSEILNEKFGKLKNFKLIKGDFFKKYPTENKNIDKIFSNLPYNIASKVISKLIEENFLKEMVLTVQKELADRITAKINSKNYSSFTVLVQSHFTVIKIIDIGENNFYPAPKVKSTTLKLIPKKNNIKDFKEFNKLIRTVFSNRRKKLKNTIINFIANKTILKENFLKEYLDKRPENISIEEFIQISNTLTAYH comes from the coding sequence ATGCTACTATCTCTTTTATCTATGAACATTAACTACAACAGCATAACTAGCATAAAACAAACATTAAAAGAAAGAAAGATAGCTCCAAGAAAACTTTGGGGACAAAATTATTTAATCAACGAAAGTATAAGGCAAAAAATAATAGAAAGCTTAGATATAAAAAAAAATGAAAAAATCTGGGAAATTGGCCCGGGCCTTGGCGCAATGACTGATATTTTATTAAAAAAAACCAATCTTTTAACCGCATTTGAAATTGATTTAAAATATTCAGAAATATTAAATGAAAAATTTGGAAAATTAAAAAACTTTAAATTAATAAAAGGAGATTTTTTTAAAAAATACCCAACCGAAAATAAAAACATTGATAAAATATTTTCAAATTTACCATACAATATTGCATCAAAAGTAATATCTAAATTAATTGAAGAAAATTTTTTAAAAGAAATGGTACTCACAGTACAAAAAGAATTGGCCGACAGAATAACTGCAAAAATAAATAGCAAAAACTATTCTTCATTTACAGTCTTAGTACAATCGCACTTCACAGTAATTAAAATAATAGATATAGGAGAAAATAATTTTTATCCTGCACCTAAAGTTAAATCTACAACACTAAAATTAATTCCTAAAAAAAATAACATAAAAGACTTTAAAGAATTCAACAAATTGATTAGAACTGTCTTCTCAAACAGAAGAAAGAAGCTAAAAAACACCATTATTAATTTCATCGCAAATAAAACTATTTTAAAAGAAAATTTTTTAAAAGAATATTTAGACAAAAGACCTGAAAACATTTCTATTGAAGAATTTATACAAATTTCCAATACTTTAACTGCTTATCATTAA
- a CDS encoding ComEC/Rec2 family competence protein: protein MILIFILISLNLSIQYYLKLNLIYFNTMLALFFIIKNNKHLAFSFIFCTILLLSFQARLNFKTFKKNTYQIVNIKNLKKDSKTLIEVIDNNANTHKFNFKNIENIYKIGDTIKIENQKIQLIKRPFFSKLKGKYTNALNNFFTSLNPSYSHFSKTIILNIKSEITKYEKTLFQNAGIAHILVVSGLHFYLMSLISYYLLLIITNEKLKYLILSMILLNYLILTGFTPSTLRSFLMTESLIIYKLIYGKINLISCISISFIINAIAFPETLNSIGFQLSYLATIGISASMYLKNRYNLKRLTSSMLTTFFIQIFTSPIIYVNNFDLTPISILSNLIIIPLTLIFLAITILSLITYFLNLNLFFLFDLTNAYIFQTIKIVTIFFSKFFIVKHHQIPIFLILSILLITYIIYNNETKKNSK from the coding sequence ATGATTTTAATATTTATCCTAATTTCACTTAATTTATCAATTCAATACTATTTAAAACTCAATTTGATTTATTTCAATACAATGCTAGCATTATTTTTTATAATAAAAAATAACAAACACTTGGCATTTAGTTTTATTTTTTGCACAATATTGCTATTAAGCTTTCAAGCTAGATTAAATTTTAAAACATTTAAAAAAAATACTTATCAAATAGTAAACATTAAAAATTTAAAAAAAGATTCAAAAACCCTTATCGAAGTAATTGACAATAACGCAAATACTCACAAATTCAACTTCAAGAATATTGAAAATATTTACAAAATAGGAGATACCATTAAAATTGAAAACCAAAAAATACAACTTATTAAAAGACCTTTTTTCTCCAAACTTAAAGGAAAATATACAAATGCTTTAAATAATTTTTTTACCTCATTAAATCCTAGTTATTCCCATTTTTCAAAAACAATAATTTTGAATATCAAATCAGAAATAACAAAATATGAAAAAACATTATTTCAAAATGCGGGAATTGCCCACATTTTAGTAGTGTCTGGATTACATTTTTATCTAATGAGTTTAATAAGTTACTATTTGCTTTTAATAATCACAAATGAAAAATTAAAATACTTAATACTAAGCATGATTTTATTAAATTATCTAATATTAACTGGATTTACACCCTCAACACTAAGATCATTTTTAATGACAGAATCTCTTATAATATATAAACTAATTTACGGCAAGATTAATTTAATAAGCTGCATATCTATTAGCTTTATAATAAATGCTATTGCATTCCCCGAAACACTAAATTCAATAGGATTTCAACTCTCCTATCTTGCAACAATAGGGATATCAGCATCGATGTATCTAAAAAATAGATATAATCTTAAAAGACTAACATCATCAATGCTTACAACGTTTTTTATTCAAATATTCACTTCACCAATAATTTATGTTAACAATTTTGATCTAACACCAATATCAATACTATCAAACTTAATAATTATTCCATTAACATTAATTTTCTTGGCAATAACAATATTAAGCTTAATAACTTACTTTTTAAACTTGAATTTATTTTTTCTCTTTGATCTTACAAATGCTTACATATTCCAAACAATAAAAATAGTAACAATATTTTTTAGCAAATTCTTTATAGTCAAACACCACCAAATACCCATATTTTTAATATTAAGCATTCTCCTTATAACTTACATTATTTATAATAACGAAACTAAAAAAAATTCAAAATAA
- a CDS encoding AMP-binding protein — protein MRDTVPKRFKEVVTLYSELDIFIYKEGDSKSFKKQIYSDFWNETKRIASGLLHYGIKRGEKVVIISDSRREWIIIDVATLGLGCVDVPRGNDSSEDELTYIINHSESTFIFVENNKQLQKVLSKKHDLRLVKCIVVIDDDKSYEEKMGNITIFSYKKLLELGAEYLRVNPKSFDMEIEKGSSKDIATIIYTSGTTGMPKGVMLRHESFIFQLDRLYDYLPTLKPGKIMISILPLWHSFERACEYIVALKGIAIAYSKPIGPVLLKDFLLLNPQMIISVPRIWEGIRIGIIKKVSESLIKKLMFGGFLKIGIVYAKLKEKFLGFSPVYKKPNLFISLFLKLFLFVGMILILPVKLLGDILVFKKIKKALGQNFEFGVSGGGALVDYVDYFFKAVGIKVLEGYGLTETGPILSVRRFKGPVARTVGPILPDVEYKVVGIDGKVLPYGEKGELWVKSPQVMSGYFKDKAKTSEVLTEDGWFNSGDLVRLTINNEISIVGRSKDTIVLRGGENIEPEPLERVLGKSLFIENIMIVGQDQKFLGAIIVPNFDNLEKWANSSGVSFSSRGDLLANEDVNKLYSKHISDTINTKLGFKSFEKIVGFTLLQDSFSIGEELTNTLKLKRYYISQKYEDKIRLIFSKSDLDLNGY, from the coding sequence ATGAGAGATACTGTGCCTAAGCGTTTTAAAGAGGTGGTAACTCTTTATAGTGAGCTTGATATTTTTATATACAAGGAAGGAGATTCTAAAAGCTTTAAGAAGCAAATATACTCTGATTTTTGGAATGAAACAAAAAGAATAGCTTCTGGGCTTTTGCATTATGGCATCAAAAGGGGAGAAAAGGTTGTAATTATTTCTGATTCTAGAAGGGAGTGGATAATAATTGATGTTGCTACTTTGGGGTTAGGTTGTGTGGATGTTCCAAGAGGGAATGATTCTTCTGAGGATGAATTAACTTATATTATTAACCATTCTGAATCTACTTTTATTTTTGTTGAAAACAATAAACAGCTTCAAAAAGTTTTATCCAAAAAACATGATCTTAGATTGGTGAAGTGTATTGTTGTTATTGATGATGATAAATCTTATGAAGAAAAAATGGGTAATATTACTATATTTTCTTATAAAAAATTACTAGAGCTTGGAGCTGAGTATTTAAGAGTTAATCCAAAATCATTTGATATGGAGATTGAAAAAGGTTCTTCAAAAGACATTGCAACTATAATATATACTTCTGGTACAACAGGTATGCCAAAGGGAGTAATGTTGAGACATGAATCTTTTATTTTCCAATTAGACAGACTTTATGATTATCTTCCAACGCTTAAGCCTGGTAAGATAATGATTTCTATTCTTCCCCTTTGGCATTCTTTTGAGAGGGCTTGTGAATATATAGTTGCTTTAAAGGGTATAGCAATTGCGTATTCAAAGCCCATAGGTCCTGTTTTGTTAAAAGATTTTTTACTTTTAAATCCCCAGATGATTATTTCTGTACCTAGAATTTGGGAAGGTATAAGAATAGGTATTATTAAAAAGGTATCAGAATCTTTGATTAAGAAGCTTATGTTTGGAGGGTTTTTAAAAATTGGAATTGTTTATGCAAAGCTTAAGGAAAAATTTTTAGGTTTTTCACCTGTTTATAAAAAACCCAATTTGTTTATTTCGCTTTTTTTAAAGTTATTTTTATTTGTTGGGATGATTTTAATTCTCCCTGTTAAATTATTAGGTGATATTTTGGTATTTAAAAAAATAAAAAAAGCCCTTGGACAAAATTTTGAATTTGGAGTTTCTGGTGGCGGGGCGTTGGTTGATTATGTTGATTATTTTTTCAAGGCTGTAGGAATTAAAGTTCTTGAAGGTTATGGTCTTACTGAAACGGGCCCCATTTTAAGTGTTAGACGTTTTAAAGGCCCTGTAGCAAGAACCGTAGGGCCTATTTTGCCAGATGTTGAATACAAAGTGGTTGGAATTGATGGAAAAGTTTTGCCTTATGGAGAAAAAGGTGAGCTTTGGGTAAAGTCTCCACAGGTAATGAGTGGTTATTTTAAGGATAAGGCTAAGACTAGTGAAGTTTTAACAGAAGATGGTTGGTTTAATAGTGGAGATTTAGTTAGGTTGACAATTAATAATGAAATTTCAATTGTTGGTAGAAGTAAAGATACAATTGTTCTCCGAGGGGGAGAAAATATTGAGCCCGAGCCTCTTGAGAGGGTTTTAGGCAAGTCTTTATTTATTGAAAATATTATGATTGTCGGTCAAGATCAAAAATTTTTAGGAGCTATTATTGTACCTAATTTTGACAATCTTGAAAAGTGGGCAAATTCTAGTGGGGTGTCTTTTTCTTCTAGAGGTGATTTATTGGCTAATGAGGATGTTAATAAACTTTATTCTAAGCATATCTCAGATACTATTAATACAAAATTAGGTTTTAAAAGTTTTGAAAAAATAGTAGGTTTTACCCTACTCCAGGATTCTTTTTCAATTGGGGAAGAGCTGACCAATACTCTTAAGTTAAAAAGATATTATATATCTCAAAAGTACGAAGATAAAATAAGATTAATTTTTAGTAAAAGTGATCTGGATTTAAACGGATATTAG
- a CDS encoding CPBP family intramembrane glutamic endopeptidase encodes MQLLKNKYSFKLALLDLFLVYIVIYLASPFENVDSEFWNVNENHYYFWISRSFLIVFIIYFFKLTSSCDDFRVEFFIPKFKFIFIWESVLIFIKTILIAMIFIFLIAFLLEYLLPESAFAYYFQNNVGFNWKISSKKTLFLMTFTSLFTGAFEELFYRAFVITKFAQMGFPVLVAVFLSSIFFAYGHLYYGILGFLVTFILGIFFAFIYLRYKNVYYIIFIHSFYNIIVSSLLLVLN; translated from the coding sequence ATGCAATTGTTAAAAAATAAATATTCATTCAAGCTAGCTTTGCTTGATCTTTTTTTGGTCTATATAGTTATTTATCTTGCATCTCCTTTTGAAAATGTCGATTCAGAATTTTGGAATGTTAATGAAAATCATTATTATTTTTGGATTTCAAGATCTTTTTTAATTGTTTTTATAATTTATTTTTTTAAACTTACCAGTTCTTGCGATGATTTTAGAGTGGAGTTTTTTATTCCTAAGTTTAAATTTATTTTTATTTGGGAATCTGTTTTAATTTTTATTAAAACAATATTGATTGCAATGATATTCATTTTTTTAATAGCTTTTCTACTTGAATATCTGTTGCCAGAATCGGCATTTGCCTATTATTTTCAAAACAATGTTGGGTTTAATTGGAAAATTAGTAGTAAAAAAACATTATTCTTAATGACTTTTACCTCTTTATTTACAGGAGCTTTTGAAGAGCTTTTTTACAGGGCTTTTGTTATTACTAAGTTTGCACAAATGGGATTTCCTGTTTTAGTCGCCGTTTTTCTCAGTAGCATATTTTTTGCTTATGGGCATTTGTATTATGGAATTTTAGGATTTTTGGTTACATTTATATTAGGAATATTTTTTGCTTTTATCTATTTAAGGTATAAAAATGTATATTATATAATTTTTATACATAGTTTTTATAATATTATTGTTAGCAGTCTGTTGCTTGTTTTAAATTAA
- the pta gene encoding phosphate acetyltransferase produces MFCLKDYVFKKAEIFTKENKLKGSIVFPESSDSRVLRAAVVVLQKNLANSIILIGKKDPVMNSLKEFSSCNNILERIEVVDPNSFPDIEMYLDEYWSLLKSKGATKQSLKTQVLDEITFAMLMVRLGYVKSCVCGAISTSAKVLSNALRIIPKLDGVKIISSFMIMDTLNVARNVDFCFGHDGILFFADCSVVVNPNSLELAEIALQSAKSFKDILNVKPKVALLSFSTKGSSNARETEKVKNALNIVKNKEGDLLIDGELQLDSAIIKSVAEKKCRESLVAGSANVLIFPNLDAGNIGYKLVERFAFAKAYGPFLQGFAKPVSDLSRGCSVDEIVFASALMISS; encoded by the coding sequence GTGTTTTGTTTAAAAGATTATGTTTTTAAGAAAGCAGAAATATTCACAAAAGAGAATAAGCTTAAAGGCAGTATAGTTTTTCCCGAAAGCAGTGATTCTAGAGTTTTGAGGGCAGCTGTTGTTGTTTTGCAAAAAAATCTTGCAAATTCAATTATTTTGATAGGGAAAAAAGATCCTGTTATGAATTCTTTAAAAGAATTTTCCAGTTGTAATAATATTTTAGAAAGAATAGAGGTTGTTGATCCTAATTCTTTTCCAGATATTGAAATGTATTTGGATGAGTATTGGAGTTTGCTAAAGTCAAAAGGAGCTACGAAGCAAAGTTTAAAGACTCAAGTTTTAGATGAAATTACTTTTGCTATGCTTATGGTAAGGCTTGGTTATGTTAAGTCTTGTGTTTGTGGTGCTATTTCGACTTCTGCTAAGGTTCTGTCTAATGCTTTGAGAATAATTCCTAAGTTGGATGGTGTTAAGATTATATCATCTTTTATGATTATGGATACTTTAAATGTTGCTCGCAATGTTGATTTTTGTTTTGGGCATGATGGAATTTTATTTTTTGCAGATTGTTCTGTAGTAGTTAATCCTAATTCTTTAGAGCTTGCTGAAATTGCATTGCAAAGTGCTAAATCTTTTAAAGATATTTTAAATGTAAAGCCCAAGGTTGCTCTTTTAAGTTTTTCAACAAAAGGATCTTCCAATGCTAGAGAAACTGAAAAAGTAAAGAATGCTTTAAATATTGTGAAGAATAAAGAGGGCGATTTGCTTATTGACGGAGAGCTTCAACTTGATTCAGCCATAATTAAAAGTGTTGCAGAGAAAAAATGCAGAGAATCTTTGGTAGCAGGGTCTGCTAATGTTTTAATATTTCCCAATTTAGATGCTGGGAATATTGGATATAAATTAGTAGAGAGATTTGCTTTTGCTAAAGCCTACGGTCCTTTTTTACAAGGTTTTGCTAAGCCTGTTAGTGATCTTTCAAGGGGTTGCTCTGTTGATGAAATTGTATTTGCAAGTGCTTTAATGATAAGCAGTTAA